The DNA window tttaaaattaatggtgggtacaaagagcggtataaatgataacttagtttgaaaaaataaatttaaatgagtttacaaaaaattaaaataaatgggttataaatgggtaattgggttacccaattcattttttaacttacccatttatacacatctaattaaatgagtataaatgggttgactcacttatatccattacccattttacccaacccaaacccgcccaagttacccattttgacacctctaccAATGCTTGCCTAAAAATAAGCCTAAAAAATCCTCATGCAACTATCCAAGGATTTTgtgggaagaaaaaaaagaacttgCGTGATCAAATATAAATTGGAATTTTCGAGTATGtatgccattttttttttgttctgggTGCAAAAGACAAAATAATAGATAAGCCTAATTAGAATTTGCAAAATGTAGCAGCCTGCGGCTTTAACTCTTAACAAATACCAGATCAAGTATGCCTATTGAGTCACTGTCATAACCTGTGCATAATTATCAATGGCTTTCGGTGTAATTTGGGCGTCCAATAACATGGGAAAGCACGTGTGTTACTCCTCCTCCTTGGGAGACTGACAGAAGAGGGCTGGAATAAGGGCCCTGTTTGGAAGTGCAAGTTTTTAGCAAGTTTGTTtcctacaagttttttaacaacttttgctacagaaACCCCGAAAAACTTCACaaagttttttacctacacacctcaaaatacccaaaacacaaaaaaaaaattccctccCCTCCCTTTTTCTTCTACCTCCGTCACCCACTCcaacccaccaccacctcctcccCCACctcccctttttcttcttcttcctccgtCACCACCACCTCTGTCATCACCTCTTCCAGTGCCCAGCAAGAACAATTAGGCCCCCCATGAATGGAGGTAGCACCGATTCATCAGCAACTGGGCCTTGCGAAGTTTTCAATGCCAAACTCATCCCAGCCGGTGAGCAACTTGGCAGGTTTCTGCTCGAAGGGAACATTGCCGGCGACTTTGCCGGTGTCGCAGAAGTGGAAGGAACACTAGCACCGGCGGATGGAACCTCTGCAGTGGCTGGAACTGGAGAACTCGTCGGGCTTCTGGTTGGAGATGATGCAGGCGGTGACACTGCCGGAGCATTCACCAGGGAGAAGCCGCAGGTATTGTTGGAGGAATCTTTGGAGATGGAGAAGGAACCGGGGATGCATGAGGGCTGGCCGGAGAAGCTGTGGGCACAGGAGTTTTtgagggggaaggggaagggaggaaggaaaagaaaaaagaaagaaagaaaaagaaaaagaaaggacaaAAAATGGTGACCATTGCTGCTGGGGAGGCAACGCAGAAGTAACGGGGGAGGgaaggaagaggaagaagaagaagagaggaaagaaaagaaaaaaaaagaaaaagaaaaaaaaaagaaaaggaaaaaaacttccaaaaaacttcttaaaaaaacttaaaaaaatttttcatcttaaaaaattttttcaaaaacttctacagtacactgcagtaaagttttagacaaactcccaaaaaaatcaggttccaaacaggagGTTATGTTGGAAACGATGGGATGGGCCTCCTGCTCCTATCATAAGCTTCAGCTGTAATTGTGTGGCGAGAATTCAGATCTACAGATTGCCCAACAAAAATATTAAGAAAATACATATAAAAAACAATTGAAATTTAGCGAAGAAGAAAACCGCCAATATGATTTACGAGCGAATTGCCATATTATTATGGCTAAGTACGTTACAAACAGGACCAAGAAGACAAAACTaagagaatatatatatatatatatatatatataaaatatggATTAATATTTCATACACTAATAGCGTATACACTATCaacgttggatgaatgacaactatgtaaaatttgaggttccgtttgataaaactgaatctgaattctgaagtttgaattctgaaatctgaatactgaaacaattaatttgctgaattttaagcactgaaaaaaatatatgaatgtctgaattttagtgctaaacctatttatactgtttgataaatatttatagctgaatgtttaataagtttaatttgacaattttgcccttatatcctttcattcaaaaaagaaatagaatctatgatttaattagtttaaatttgttaggtatgaaaatgacaatatttatttttaaatcaaattaatataaaagatgaaatatattatatgaggagtatggagaagatgtgaaagtcattaaaaagggagaaaaagaaactaaaaatcgttagatagagaatattaggttgtttaattaaataagaattttgaacataattaacaaacaagggtagatttggtagataagataaagtagttgaagtaattctattgattcttatcagaattaagcattcagttaggattcttgtgctgaaaaaaatacacacataacaagttcagcaaatagattttcatttatcaaacactcaaaacatctgaatgtctgaaaaattcagattcagcacttttttatacATATATCATGAATCAAACGAtcatagtgtatacactgtcagtgtatataaaatttattatatatattgcTGAAACTTTCGCGACAAGCAATTAAGTACATGAATATCTATTTTTAGCCTAcaattttgtcttttatttcttcttgaatcttcCACTGAAACAAAACAAATTTCCCCTGTAGGAAACTAATAAGCTTAAAAAGCAAGCCCAATTCTAGTTTTATTCCATGCGACATTTTACCAACCCCTCGTGGGCGTGCCAGTTTGCTTCTAATTGTGTTGAGTCATGCCGTCTTCAGTGAGAAGGGGATGCAAATGAATTCCTACGTGCATACAGGATATGAAGTAGCTGCAATGACGATTAACCCTCTAAGCAAAAACGACCCCGTATGCACGTAGAAGAACCAACACAAAATCCTTGTATTCCACTCAAGCACCCTTTTTTCTCGGATGAATAAAAATTCGGGTGAGTTCAGTTTCTGCCACAATTATCACCACAGATCAGGGGTCATAAATTGCTTATAGAGGTTGTTGTCCACCACATTAAAATTCGAATATACGATATTTTGTAAGAAAATGATCCGTTCTTGCTAATTGAGCCAACTTGTATTGGCTTACTCAAGCTCTAATTTTGTCTTTTAAACgtttttggattaaattattcacgagaagatatatatatatatatatatatgttggaCTGTAAAATTCCGTACATgcactctaatttttttttttttttatagttctATATAAAGCACAAATAAAAAGGGACGACAGTCACCAAAATCTCTGCCTTGCTTGAGAGGAAAGTGGTCGTAGAAACGGTCCTACTCTTTATTACTTCAATGTTTAGACACCATACGTGTGATAACACCGTAGCCACCAACTTCAGCTTCAGCTACTTCACGATAtgctatattaatttttatagtgAATCGCAGAAAATTATAAACGCAGCACGCTACAAAAAGTCATTTCTCCATCTCATTTTCCAACAGTATTTCTTGGTAAACGTCATGTTGCGTTTGTTCCATCGTCTTGTACGACACACCAAGACTTCTCCCATGTGATAGTAAAGTGGAGCACTGATCAGAAAATTAGTAAGACAACTCGTGTAAATTGACAGACAGAAGAAATGATTACACCAGATTCTAAACACACTTAAGACAGTAGGACGGAGAACTCAATGCAAATTATGATCGCCTTCGTGGCCAAAACTGACAAAGAGGAGGATAGCTACCATTAACATTAACGCGCATAATTCAGACATTAAGCAGTACTTGTACTTGCGCTTGCTGAGCCTGTGCATGTGGCTTAATGAATTGGTTTTTTTCCCATGTCCTTTTCGGCAACCTAAATATAGTTACTAATGTCATCTCAAATCGAACAAAATATTTTCGATACTGAGAGGCAGATGTAGCGAATTTTTGAAGTGACCGGAGAAGGCGTTTTGATACTGAAGCTACTAGCTAGCAGTGCAAATATGCGttgtttccttgtttgttgCTACAAGTTTAGAAATGGTCGATATCACGTCTCACGCCCTCAGGAACCATAGCATCACGACGAAGGAAAGGTTGGACAGGGAGGGAGGACAGAGGTCAAAAAACTAAGAAGAAAGAAGATTGTCTTTGGTAGCACTCTACAGTGGTTTTCCAACTACAGTTGGTCGAAGGAAAACATCTATTCCAAGGCCTTCCACATTTCGCTCCTCTTTAAAGTTTTAAACTATACTATCTTCATCAACTAATCAACCCAACACCCTATCACCACCTTCTCTATATATTCACCACCTCTCAATTCCCTCATTCCATCAGTAGCCCACGAAACCAGGTCTCAGAGAGTTGATCAGCACCCACAAATGGCTGCTTCTAGTCTACCATCCTCGAGTAGTAGTAGTACTAGTACGATGGGAATCTTCCTTACTTTGATGGCACTGTCAATCCTCCCTCAACATGCACTAGGCATAACGAGGCATTATGAGCTCAACGTACGTAGGTTAAAACGGCAATATTGAAGAACTAATCAGATTACATTTAATTTGTTGTTACCCTTTAGTTTGTTGACATCGATCGATCTTCTGCAGATCACAATGTTAAACGTCACACGCTTGTGCCACACAAAGAGCCTGGTGGCTGTAAACGGGCAATTTCCAGGGCCTCGCATTGTCGCCAGGGAGGGTGATCGTCTGCTCATCAAAGTCAACAATCATGTCTCAAACAACATTACCATTCACTGGTATATAAACAATTTCATCTTTAGTCCTTCGACTCATGGATACTCTAAACTTTATGATCGAAAAAGAAACCTCAATGATGCATGGCTTTGAGTATGTGTGTGAAATAAAACAGGCACGGCATTCGGCAGCTTCGGAGTGGCTGGGCTGATGGACCAGCGTATATAACCCAGTGCCCGATACAAACAGGCCAGAGCTACGTGTACAATTACACCATTGTCGGCCAAAGAGGAACTCTGTTCTGGCATGCACACATTTCTTGGATACGAGCAACTGTTTACGGTCCTCTGATTATCCTACCCAAGCGTCACGTCCAGTATCCATTTGCTAAACCCCACGAGGAAGTCCCCGTCATCTTTGGTAATTAATTAACTGCCCATTTTTTGCAACAACGATTGCTGCAAGTCGCGCCAATTAAGAAAATCAATGTAACTGAATGAATGCGCAGGTGAATGGTTCAATGCCGACACCGAGGCCATAATTAGCCAAGCTTTACAAACAGGTGGTGGTCCAAATGTCTCTGATGCCTATACCCTCAACggactcccagggcctttgtaCAATTGCTCCGCCAAAGGTACGCTTCCTGTATATATAAGCACTACAAAAATTTAATCGGTGTTAGTAACCTCTAACACAAGCACAAATGTCTCGATTTCATTAATTAATTCTCTTCTTCTCTGTTTTTGACAGATACATTTAAGCTGAAAGTCAAAGCGGGAAAGACTTACCTTCTTCGGTTGATCAACGCTGCGCTAAATGACGAGCTCTTCTTCAGCATTGCAAACCACACTCTCACAGTGGTTGAAGCGGATGCACTTTACGTTAAACCCTTCGAAACAGATACAATCCTAATTACTCCTGGACAAACGACTAACGTTCTTCTCAAGACCAAGCCCCAATTCCCCGCTGCCACTTTCCTCATGCTTGCTAGACCATACGCCACAGGAGCCGCAACCTTTGACAACTCCACCGTCGCTGGTATTCTAGAATATGAACAATGCCCGTCACCTGATTCTAGTACTACAGTTTCGGTTAAGAAACTCCCACTCTTCAGACCCACCTTACCTGCCCTAAACGACACAGCCTTCGCCGCCAATTTTTCGAATAAGTTACGCAGCTTAGCTAATCGGCAGTACCCGGCCAATGTTCCCCAGAATATTGATGAACATTTCTTCTTCACTGTGGGCCTCGGAACCAGTCCATGTGACCAAACCCAAGGCTGCCAGGGACCCAACGGAACCAAGTTTGCGGCATCCGTCAACAACATCTCATTCGCACAACCGACCACAGCCCTTC is part of the Coffea eugenioides isolate CCC68of chromosome 6, Ceug_1.0, whole genome shotgun sequence genome and encodes:
- the LOC113775158 gene encoding laccase-17-like produces the protein MAASSLPSSSSSSTSTMGIFLTLMALSILPQHALGITRHYELNITMLNVTRLCHTKSLVAVNGQFPGPRIVAREGDRLLIKVNNHVSNNITIHWHGIRQLRSGWADGPAYITQCPIQTGQSYVYNYTIVGQRGTLFWHAHISWIRATVYGPLIILPKRHVQYPFAKPHEEVPVIFGEWFNADTEAIISQALQTGGGPNVSDAYTLNGLPGPLYNCSAKDTFKLKVKAGKTYLLRLINAALNDELFFSIANHTLTVVEADALYVKPFETDTILITPGQTTNVLLKTKPQFPAATFLMLARPYATGAATFDNSTVAGILEYEQCPSPDSSTTVSVKKLPLFRPTLPALNDTAFAANFSNKLRSLANRQYPANVPQNIDEHFFFTVGLGTSPCDQTQGCQGPNGTKFAASVNNISFAQPTTALLQSHFSGQSSGVYSPDFPYNPLRWFNYTGNPPNNTMVGNATKVMVLPFNTSVELTMQDTSILGAESHPLHLHGFNFFVVGQGFGNYDPNKDPKNFNLVDPVERNTVGVPSGGWVAIRFLTDNPGVWFMHCHLEVHTSWGLKMAWLVLDGKLPNQKLLPPPADLPKC